The following is a genomic window from Spirosoma foliorum.
TTGAATAGAAGAACCATCCATAATCGGCGGCTCGGGCCCATCCAGTTGGATCAGGACGTTATCCAATTGTAATCCAACCAGAGCAGCTAGCGTGTGTTCTACCGTATGAACCCGGGCCCCGCTTTGCTCAATGGTTGTTCCACGCGAGAGATCCACAACGTTATCCACATCGGCATCCACAATAGGTTGCCCTGGCAGATCGATTCGCTGGAATTTATACCCGTGATTCGTTGGCGCAGGCAAAAACGTCATCGTTGCCTGAACACCCGTATGGAGACCTACCCCCGATACCGAAATGGATTTTTGAATAGTCTGTTGTTTGGTATTCATTCGTTTGCAGCTTATGGTTTACGGTTTACAGTTTACAGTTGGCTGAGGCAGAAAGCACTGACGCGTCAGCCAACTGTAAACTGTAAACCGTAGCCATAAACTATTTTTCTTGTTTCTTCTCCAATTTCGTTATACGTTGATCCAGCTCCGGTAATCGCCGAAAAACGGCTAAAGACCGCATACTTTCCTTCAAACCGAAAGCAGGCGAACTATTAATAGCGGTACCTTCTTCTTCAATGCTTTTTCCTACACCCGACTGCGCTCCGACTTTTGTGCCATTGGCGATTGTCAGGTGTCCGGCAAAGCCAACTTGCCCGGCAATAACGCAATTATCACCAAGTTTTGTTGATCCCGACACACCCGATTGCGCAGCAATCACGGTGTTTTTGCCAATTTCGACGTTATGAGCAATTTGGATCAGGTTATCTAGCTTCGCCCCTTTCCGGATAATTGTCGATCCCAGGGTAGCACAATCTACTGTGGTGCCAGAACCTATATTTACGAAGTCTTCCAGGATAACGTTGCCTAATTGCGGAATTGTTTTGTACGTACCATCGGGTTGTGGCGCAAAACCGAAGCCTTCGCTACCAATTACAGCGTTGGGGTGAACAACACAATATTGCCCAATGATGCTATTGTCCAGTACACGGGCACCTGGATGGATAATCGTATTATCGCCAATGCATACATTGTTACCAATATAGGCCTGCGGATATATTTTAACGTTTTTGCCAATCTGACACCCTCGGCCAATGTACGAAAACGCCCCCCGGTAAATCTGCTCCCCAACCTGGCAATTATCGCCAATATAGGAGGGTTGTTCTATACCTACCCGAGCAAAAATTAATTGCTTGTGGTATTCTTCAAGCAAGCGGGTAAATGCAGAGTAGGAATTTTCTACAAAGATTAAAGCAGGCGAAACCGGCTTTTTAGGCTCAAATGAGCGATCAACAATCACAGCTGACACCTGGGTAGTGTACAAATGCGGCTCGTATTTGAGGTTGGACAGAAACGAAATATCGCCTGTTTTCCCTTCTTCAATTTTAGCTAAGCCGGTGATTTCCAGTGTATCATTCCCGGTAACTTCGCCCCCCAGCAGTGTAGCAATCTGCTTGACTGTAAACTTCATATATTTTATGACTGCCGTCGCAAAACACCCGTTATTCACGGGAAATAAGGCCGCTAAGGTAGCTAACAAATTGCACTTTTCCGCAATTTGTTAGGTAAGTGAATACGATGAAATTAGCTGCATACGTGAAAATAGG
Proteins encoded in this region:
- the lpxD gene encoding UDP-3-O-(3-hydroxymyristoyl)glucosamine N-acyltransferase; protein product: MKFTVKQIATLLGGEVTGNDTLEITGLAKIEEGKTGDISFLSNLKYEPHLYTTQVSAVIVDRSFEPKKPVSPALIFVENSYSAFTRLLEEYHKQLIFARVGIEQPSYIGDNCQVGEQIYRGAFSYIGRGCQIGKNVKIYPQAYIGNNVCIGDNTIIHPGARVLDNSIIGQYCVVHPNAVIGSEGFGFAPQPDGTYKTIPQLGNVILEDFVNIGSGTTVDCATLGSTIIRKGAKLDNLIQIAHNVEIGKNTVIAAQSGVSGSTKLGDNCVIAGQVGFAGHLTIANGTKVGAQSGVGKSIEEEGTAINSSPAFGLKESMRSLAVFRRLPELDQRITKLEKKQEK